Proteins encoded together in one Diabrotica undecimpunctata isolate CICGRU chromosome 3, icDiaUnde3, whole genome shotgun sequence window:
- the LOC140437666 gene encoding bombyxin-related peptide B-like gives MELNYRLLVIAIIISAMHFQIAHLQRDNIQGQKYCGSQIGKALSTICKGNYNTLKRMDRFPRPAQWDGMYGDMPMPDKSDLGFPYQSKEQASTLMGGKRRKRRWGVYNECCEKSCTQEELSSYCAEGKR, from the exons ATGGAACTCAATTATAGACTCTTGGTCATAGCAATAATTATAAGCGCAATGCATTTTCAAATCGCTCATTTGCAACGTGATAATATACAGGGCCAAAAGTATTGCGGCAGTCAGATTGGAAAGGCGTTATCCACAATATGTAAGGGAAACTACAACACCCTCAAACGAATGGACA GGTTTCCACGTCCTGCACAATGGGATGGTATGTACGGGGACATGCCCATGCCCGACAAAAGCGATTTGGGCTTCCCCTACCAAAGTAAAGAACAAGCGTCAACACTTATGGGAGGAAAGAGGAGGAAAAGGCGATGGGGAGTATACAACGAATGTTGCGAGAAGTCCTGTACCCAAGAAGAACTGTCGTCCTATTGTGCCGAAGGCAAGAGATAA